In Cryptomeria japonica chromosome 1, Sugi_1.0, whole genome shotgun sequence, the sequence AGACATAGAATAATCCAAACTAAACTATGTTGACACTATTCATGGGATTTGGGTGGacaaattattttgaaaaaaatgcGATAAAAGAATCACCTTCAATCTAATTTGATAATAGCTCAATCCAAGACATAGATCAAAGGGAAGAATGTGAAGGGAAATTAATCCACAAATCCAAGAAATTCTACAATAAAACTTAGGCTGGAGGTTTAATGTGATTTGAAGGAAGCCAAAAATATCAATTTCAATCTAATCCAATAGTATTGCCAACTATGCGATATGTAAGAACAGTCAAAGAATCAAAATTTCTCCCAAATATTTCCCTTAAGTTCAACAACCACAGGAAAAAAAAGAGAAAGTGAGTTGAAAGGGGAATCAACTTTTCCTGAAATCAACTTGGTCTAAGCCATAATGGAATCGATCTGGCTCTGCCAACCATAGTGCTAAGAGAAGACCAAAATTTAGAGATTTAGCAGATGGAAATAGATCCTACACTTAACCCATTTAGATTGAACAAAcaatgaattcatcaacaattttaaATATTGTGTTGTCAAAGAAAatgcattgaaaataaaaaaaaatagcattACCCTGCAAAGTACGTGGTGAGGAGAGGTGAGAAGGAATGTGTTGACTCTCCTTGCAAATAATTGGTCTCCTCAAGATACCCTAGCAGGCCACTAATTCGTTGAGAGAGACGTAAAGAAGGGGGGGTGATTAAAGAATTTACCCTGTCAAACACGTAGAAAAGAGAGGAGATAAGAAATTTTAGAAGGCAAGCAAGATCAAAAGTAAACCCAAAGTGTATAATGCAATTCGACCATTCCTCGAAATgcagatggaagagaaagaaatgtgtgtgtgtgtgggggggtaCGATATGGAGAATGGGCTCCAAATTTGTTATCCCAACTATGCCTTTCAAGTTCGATTTCTTACTAATATTTAAACTCTCCTGGATTGAGAAATTCAATCCATGATTCATGGATCTTAATTGATGAAAGACTAAGATAAAGTGAAGAAAATTTCAATTTGAATTGCCAATCACCAGGAGATCAAAATTGGTGAACTTGTGCATTCCTGGAGATGATTATGTTATCTCTCTTGAATTGATGCAAGTTGATATATTAAACTAGAGTCATCGGGAGTTCAACTTTTCATTCCAATTTTATCTCATGGGTTAATTtgtatttcaaattttaatatttttttactttCGAAATcacaattcaaatttaattaacattataattttatttattgattttaatttttaatgtaattaatcttatttaattattattatttgtgtGTGTTTGTGCACAAGTTAAATTTTGTAAGTTATTGCCAATGAGCTAGGagacccctcctcggtcatatgtttGCCTTTGATAGTCAACCCTGCATCCACTTCACACTCAATGAAGTCGTCATATAATCATTATACCATAATAATTCATCACATTTAATAATGTTGTCAATTACATTAAATAGTATCATAATATCAAATACAAATATTATCATCAAGCAtcaaatatcataaaaaatattagtGTCTAACTTAATAGTTTGATCTAAAACATATTTGTCTAAATTGGGTCATGACATAAACAGGAAAGTAATCTCAGCCAGTTAATGGTAGAATGGTCATTTCTTGGAGAGTGCCCTGCTGGTTCTAGTCTCCATACATAAAAAAATTTGTCTAGTCTCTCAGTTATGTTTGTAAAGCCATATCTTTGGTTTGTCCATGTGAACAGACCATACTTTGGAATGATATCCATTAGCTAATTGTTGTCCACAAAGTTTTGAAAAACTCTTTGCACCATTGTGATTCTCTACAATCCACCCATATTTTCCTAAGCATTTAATGTGGCATTAAAATCCCATGTAATAATGCCCTTCTCATCTCTTTTGGACTCCAATCTGCCCAAAAGTTGCTACCACAGTTCCTTTTTATCTGTTGTAGACACTGGTCCATACATGCTTATAATGTAAAAACTTTCATTATTATGCAAAAGTTCAAATTTTAAAAGGAACCAATTCTTCTCTTCCTCGAAATTTCCCCTTTTATAATCAAAGGATTTCGAAAGAATTGAATACCCCGAATGCACTCTCAGCTTCAACAAAATCTCCCAATCACTGTCTCCAACCCTTCACTTTCCTATCGACTTCTTCTTTATTCCATTTGGTTTCTTGAAATAGCCATATATCCCCTTTTGTTTCATCTATTTAGCGCTTGATCAAGcactatttgttaggggcattcaagcccCTGAACATTCCAGGTAATGATTTTCATTGCCCCTGGGGAAGGGTACAACCCTTCCCCGTGATAATTTTGTTTTGACCTGccgcctttgctaccatttctaaTTTTGATTTGTTTGTTTTATGTCCcctccttccttttagcttgataTTTGGTTTACTGATCTTTGAGAGTGTTAGTTCAAATCCCTTCTCTTCGTAGTCCCCAGTCTCTTCCTCTCCACTTCCCAAGTCTTCTTCCCAATCTATTTCCCCTTCCTCCTCtattctttcttcttcatttttgttgtgagATTTGTTGGCTTCTATTTTTGACTCGTCGTATTCTCCATGTCCCTCCTTATAGTCTTCTGAGGGCATCTTGATCAAGTTTCCATGATCTGATTCCTACATTGGtttatcaattttctttttcttttatttgcttGTGATATCTCCTACAAATTCGTTCATAATGTCTTGCATATTCCTTTCCATAGACCAATCAATTCTCCAATGATGGGAATTCTCTGATTTATAGTTCAATCTCTGATTGCAATGTGATTGCTTCCTTCAATAGACATTATAGCTCTGTTGTTTGACACAAATTTCCTGCCCAGAGAATTCCATAGGTGATGGCAATGGGGCATTTGCCTTTTTATTCAAAAGTGCCTTTACTCtatcatttttttttatgaaatgcagacacaacaccCGTAATTTATTCCATTGACAATTCTATCTGAGACTTTTTCCATTTAGTCTACTCAATTTGCATCAAAGATCTAATAGATTTCACTAATGGATCTATAAAATTCTACCAAGATCTTGTTAGCTATGTGTTGCTTTCATTTCCCCTTGGCTTCAACACCTTTGTTGAATGCATTCATATGTTTTCATGATTTTGACTATTACTATGCAATCCAACCTGGTATGCTCCTTAGAGAAACACTtaggaaattaaaaaaattgatcttCTCTCTCTGCCTTCTACTTCCAGATTTTCCCATCTCTTTGAAATTCAATGTTATTTGGCAAGGATGAGGCAGAGTTGACACTAATGTATATTCTCGCAAAGatcctattggcaattgacacttatccgATGAATTTTGGTGGTTgcttattggtttagggttgtcattaatggcaactcttcttggagatttgatccAGTGATTGTGATTCTTCTTATCCGAATGTAGGGGTTAGCCGATAGCCAGTTAACCGGTAATTCAGGGCTATCTCAATGATGTTTTGGTTCGAAAAATTTGTTGTGATTCTGGTGATTGATTTTATGATCTTGGtcaatgggaagatccttaggaagcatgcGATTACACTCTTTTGGTCCAGTGTTATGCTTTGTTAGAGATtgaagccgacatgtgactacacgcTACACTTCTCGAAGTCGACTTGGAGAAGATTACTTTTGTTAtgactggatatataagattgatctgGTGATCAATTTTTGGTGTAATATTGTCGTGGTGATctgttttggtgcgattgagcataATTTCACGTGCGCATTTGGTTCACATATAATCCAATGGCTGACTAAGACAAACAAAGTATTTGTAGAGTGAGTACAGTAAGAGAtcttgtgcttaactgaaactcatTCATGTATTGTCAGATGCTACTTCAGAGTTATATTTCACTGtatttcattattgtaatcaaactgtaagtcagtgagacttccctgaggattgTAGCCTTCCGGGAAATTAtatctgagcagtgagctctaggcagtaagcctgaatgcaagtgcattccctatcTATGTATGTAATGTCCCCACATTGAATAAGAATTTAATagtaaataacaataataaaattaaattcaaaagaataaaaataaaattaaaattaaaatgtaaaagaatataattaaaatttaattaagttaatgaattgtCAAAAGACATGGGATGAAAAGTTGTGTCTCCCTCAAatgtgagatataaaagggagaagagaacgtCATTTgggagggggataatttggaaatcagaagtgtagatctgatagtgaaaggttgtgtccctttcaaagggcataaataatgaagagtggcattctttcaaagggtgctaagggtgaaagggtgtgtctcttaccAAAGGGcacacatgatgaagaggtgtgacctctccctcaaattaagagatataaagggaaggaatcaaaatcAGCCAGTAACATGACCAAGAATCAGATGGATTAATAATAGATATTGGACACATATACGAAAAAATAAGAGGAAAACTATACTGCGTGTAAATTAGGATTCTGACTTCAAATTAATCAAAGCTGGTGTTGCCATGCACAAAGGATTATGGAAAGACTAAATTATGTGGAACACCATTAGGCAGAAAGGAAGAAATATTGCAAAGAGTTCTGGAAATAACCATCGGGTAGGACCCGTCCAACCTATCACACATAAGTAAACAACGCATACACTCCAGTCATAGTCAATTAGCGGATTTGGTACTAACTTTCGGTAGATATTAAGggttatattaaaatattatgtaTATGCAGGTGTTATAAAATATGTGAACTATGTATTAGATTTAATAATTGAGGCCCCAACGCATATTAGAATGATTTCTCACTACAGTTTGGGAAGAGCACTGGAGTTGGTAGTCAGTGGCAGTGAGGGACTCATGTGATCAGAGACCCATGAGTCAAGTAGCCAGCTACCTACTCCCTGCCAGTCTTCTCAAGCCTGAGAAATCATTTAAGTGTCAGATATTTTAAGGCTTGGGAGGGAAGCAATGGGAGCCTACCCATCTAACAAGGGGGTTGGAAGCAACCAACCCTTGGATCTGGTAGTTTAGCAGTCCCTTACTCTCTTCCATCCTATGCTTTTTATTATTTCTTGCTTACATGTTAGTGCTGATAATTTCTGCTAGCTtgaatatgtatatgcatgtgGACAGTGCATGTTTATTTATGTGATCGTAGGGTATACTTAATCTTGTTAATAGTTGCAGATTTAAGGTATGGGTTGTTTATACCTTGAGCTATTATCTATTATAAATCATGTTTGGTAATTAAATGTTCTAGTAATGATTAGGTGATGTTATATTTTCAACTTAAAGTTAGAAATGTTCCCTTAAATTAGAATTGGCGTATGATACAACCTTATTGAAAAGAGTTATCTCTGTTAATcctaaatggggacattacaatgcaatatttatgtactcctggccatagtatatgaatattgtaggtttcagccccaccgtggtttttccctttttgggtttccatgaaaaaaatcttgtgttgtggatctatggtttatttattgcttgtttatgttctttactgttatgcattgctaaccagtaaataaagaataagtttgtaaaTTTGGTATCCggtggattcaccccccctcttagtgttccttgattttaacaattggtatcaaagcctagttcctctgaagaagcctaactgcttgaggaaggtccaagagattgattcaatggattccgatttttagagacaactcagtgtggcgcttgaggatcttgatgcaactagaaatgagatctataccttgaagaagaacctgaatgctgctgatgatttcattaatgacctaaAGGATCAAGAAAACAtctctagagagaagaggaaggaattgatggacaagttgaaggagaaagaagaccagatcatggaataccaagataaagctgatgaagttaacaagcttgaaatGGAGAATGTTGCTCTGAATAATGAAAtataatccattgtgatgaggtctGACTAAAgaaattgaggaccagaagaagaatgaagaaaatctggcacaatcattgaaggaaagagaagatgaatgtttcAGGCTTATCTATGAGCATGATCAATTGAAGCTCAAGCTGACACAGTCAAGAAATGATGGACATGAACTTGAAAGGAAGATTAtttccttaagagatgaacttgctactgttaatgagtacaaagacaaattcaaagatagctcagcaaggcttgatgagatgctgaagAGTTAGAGACATAgaaaggacatgcaaggacttggatttgagaaaggtgaatcctctgaatTTGGACAGGGCaatgaaaaacctaatcaaaagaagagcaagaatcctctagtaaggcaacctaatgctcataaattcaatggtagatgttttacttgcaataaaattggtcatatggcaagtcagtgcagaagtaggatgaataatggaatgatgaacaacatgaataatggtcctacctttactggtcagtgtttcatatgcaacaactttggtcataaagtcaaatgtgtgtagagcagtaatgaacaattttcaaaacaagagatgttatgtttgtagaatgtttggacatgtttctaatcaGTGCAGattgagaccaaatcagatgaacttcaaacctatgcagagaaatgttgtttgtagagcatgcaacaaaatcggtcacattgcaaaatgTTGTTTGTAATTCAGGGCTATTTCAGTGATGTTTTGGTATGAAAACTTTGccatgattttggtgattgattttgtgatctcagtgaatgggaagatccttaggaagcatgtgattacaCTCTTTTTGTTTGATGTtatgttttgttagagattgaagTCGACATGTGACTACACACTACACTTCTTGAAGCTAACTTGGAGAAGATTACTTTTGTTATGAacaaatatataagattgatttggtgattgatttttggtGTAATGTTGttgttgttagatagttcagataaccagaagacaactgaggggggggggtgaatcagttttcaatttaaactttaataccggaactcaaaacaataatactggaatagcagttaatccaattaagcataaacaataatcacagaagaaaagccatccacacaacaccaagatttgtacgtggaaaacccattaaagggaaaaaccacggtgggaagcctacccactatcagataatacttctacagtaagtatgtgaattacaatgaaggggcctgcacttgcaggaaggccatcagcctagagcacattgctcatcacaaaaggagcctcactaactacatataaatccagactacaatccagagaagtgttgaactgcaaaagatagcatctcctatgcctgagtatagttatggttaagctcaatactggaggactaaatcctcttacacaaacccaattcgatctccaatgatcgaccaactcctctgcctgaatgatattacattatccgcatattacattctttgaccatgacctcttacattaaccatgatgatctacaatgagatcttacaactatttataaaaaccctcgaccataaacaatcaggttggccaccagacaataaaccaattacataattacaaactatgtcggccttagaccaaaataaataatatcaacacataagacatctcgaaaatataataataggtcctatccacacgttacattgatgccggtccataacctagatcaaccgagaccaagtataggtccacacacttcaacaatgatctccaaatgccaagtctagAAGATgaccaccaacaacatcctgaaactccatcagaagctgcaccaacaccaattatgcaatgcatcaaagatctccaccaaaagctctgctggAACCAggaaccaatcttctaagcaagcatgatagcatccaatcaccagaccaaaaccaactgatcaagtatgagtataagcattatgaacaagccaattccatcaccagattataccagagtctactagatcatgccggatccaagttaaccaaaaactactcaacctactgagactagaagggtgccggtaaagcatccaaacagttagtgttgacatcaatgcaacacataatcaattccaccaaatggccaacaattgtggtgatctgttttggtgcgattgagctagtttcatgtgcacatttggTTCACAGATaatccggtagctgactgagacataaATAAAGTATTTGCAGAGCGAGTATATTCAAAGAtcttgtgcttaatcgaaactcatTCATGCATTATCAGATGCTACTTCAGAATTTATTTCACTGtatttcattattgtaatcaaattgtaagttagtgagacttccctgagggttgtagccttccgggcaattatatttgagcaatgagctctaggcagtaagcctaaatgcaagtgcattccctatctatgtaatatttatgtactcttggccatagtatatgaattttgtgggtttcagccccaccgtgctttttccctttccgagtttccacgtaaaaattccagtgttatggatctgtggtttatttattgcttgtttatgttctttactgttatgcattgcTAATCAGTGGATAGAGAATAAGTTTGTAAATTTGGTATCCGacggaacactaattcaccccccctctcagtgttccttgattttaACAAAACCCCCATACCCTATCCTCTAGAATTTCCTCTACTAAGATGAAGGCTCCCAATCCTTTACTGATTTCTTTTAGCATGTCAATCCCCCAGTATTCCATTGGAAGATTATATAGCCTTATCCAAGTTGAACTACCATTTAGTGAGTGTACTCTGGGGTTAAAATTAGGGCACCAATCAATCAGATGTACACTCATTCTGTCCAATATATAAGGGCCACTATTTAGAGCTTTCCATTGCTCTGATTCATTGGGGAATTCTGCTAGGAAGTAATCGTTTGGAAGGGTTTTGACATGTATCCCCGAACCCCACTGCTCcctacaccaatcaacaaaattTCCCCTGTTCCAGGCTCCCTTGCCCCAtataacaaatatttatttttctttgagatttttcctaatttccttaattttattttcttccaaATAGATCATATTTAGGGGGTTGTCACAAGACTTAACTTTAGATTCTTCGTGCTTGTTTGAGGGGCTGCCAACTTCTCTGTTGTTCGTCTTTCTTTTCCATTCCCTGTTGATGCGAATAGGTGAATTAGACCCTCTAGCTCTCCAGTTGTTCGACAGATCTGTCGTGGGAATTGTCATTTGCCTGAACCACCCACTCCTTCCTctttcttgaatcctttgtttttttaaaatttcgCGACATGCTTCATAGGGTTGTTATCATTCATTTTAGCTCTTTAGTATATTGGTCCCTGGGTTTGTAGCCATGGATGGGCTAGATCTTCTCTTTCTTCCTTGCATTATTCCATAATTCTGTCCTCCACCTTGTAATCAATGGTTTTGCTATTGATGCCATTGTTACCTGCTAATCGATGAGTTGATCTTTGCCAatcttgctcaaggggagcacatttGTCAACCCATCTTCTATTCTCAAAAATCCATTGAGGAACACGTGTCATCTGGATATTTCGATTTGGATTCTGCTGCATCTGCCTGCTTAATGTTTTTCCTCTGCAAGCTTTGAAACTATGTTGGATTCTTGTGAACATTCCAAAATTTGGTGATCTCCATTTTTCCTTTGATGCTTGTTGTCAGATGACCTCCATAGGATAGGTGTCTTTTGCATCCCAAGCCCATTCTCCTAGCTCCTTGTTGGCACCTTTGCATCTACTCGCTCGCTCTGCTTCGCTCCTACCACTCGTGCATTTACCTCCacatttttgttttatttatttcattttattattataaatattagtatattattgataatattactttattatcaaattttttatattattaaaatgcatgaagataactaaaataatattattaatttatatatattttatattatatatatgtttatttatttatataaagcttTACAAGATTTAAATACCAATtctaaataatttgttaaatatttgtttattaGATGTGTAAAATTTAAACATACTAAATATTATCCTTTTTTTGGTCGGTCATACTAAATATTATCTTAATACACCTaaaatttgtttaaaaaaatatttaaatagtaGATTCATGTAAAAGTGTAAATTTTTGAGCCAATTAGATtacagaattttttttttataatttaaaaatcatgcatcttaatcttttaaaaattaaagaaaaatataaaaaaattcataattttaattgATAAAAAACAATTGAGTTACAAAAATCCATCTCCAAGCACTAATAATACTTTTTCATTCATGCAAAACAATTACTTAATCGAAGGTAATAATATTGCGTACGACAATGAGTGAAGAAACAATGAAAAAGTGAGTGCGTGATAACCGTAAAGATTAAAGTGAGGAATGAAATTGAATAAGGTAGTTGTCCTCTCAATTCTCATTTCCCTTCTCCAGACGGGCGTTACTTGGAAATCCAAGGAAAAGTAAGATGACATGTTTATTTGACTTTATGACTAGGCTAATGGTAGTTGGGAGTTGCGACGAGCAGAGCAGAGGAGAGGAGAGGAGCgtcaaaaataaaaattgtaagcGGGTAAGATGTCAGCTTACACGGTTCTTGGAGTAGGACTAGGGGATTTCAAACATTGAAATTGCGGACCTCCGCCGAACATGGCAGGCTTGCTTTGTGGGAATTCTATAATTGTACATACTAGTTAAGCGAGCTTCAGTTAGTTGTAAGATATCACAATGCGGGATCGCATTGACGAATAAGAAGCATCAAATCATCCTTATGATTAGAATGGACAAGAGTTCTTCAAGTGTTTCAGTTAGAGTGCAAGAAGGCGTTGAGAGCTGCAGCACAGAGAGCCACGATTATTCGGACGCTGAAGACGAGTGCTGGCATTCGTCTCATACATCAAACGGGGGAGGGGCTTCTGATGACGAGCAGAATGACGACgatgaggaggaggaagaggaggaggatccTGAGATAGCAGATTTAGATCTTGAAAAGGGTCCCGAATTGGAGGAGCTGAAAGAAGCGGGTAATCATCTGGGTCCCAGTGGCGTGAGAGAGAAAGGCCAATTAGAGGTAAGTGAAAGTGGGATTGGGGGTGAAAAGGAATGCAGAATATGTCATCTGGGTGTGGAGGCAGAGGCAGGGACATCCATTGTCTTAGGTTGTGCCTGCAAAGATGATCTGGCTGTTTCTCACAAACACTGTGCAGAGGCTTGGTTCAAAA encodes:
- the LOC131066438 gene encoding uncharacterized protein LOC131066438, giving the protein MIRMDKSSSSVSVRVQEGVESCSTESHDYSDAEDECWHSSHTSNGGGASDDEQNDDDEEEEEEEDPEIADLDLEKGPELEELKEAGNHLGPSGVREKGQLEVSESGIGGEKECRICHLGVEAEAGTSIVLGCACKDDLAVSHKHCAEAWFKIKGNRLRRFEIHIKSVGIVGEGKFSHQRTCEICGSIARNVVGIEEADFMDQWNEGSTTTTTTEPRNFWRGHRFLNFLLACMILAFVISWFFHFNIPS